The Glycine max cultivar Williams 82 chromosome 3, Glycine_max_v4.0, whole genome shotgun sequence sequence aaaaaaattctaaagcgCATCATGCTTATAaactataattgttttttatgcatttttatattttaaaaatgttatacaattttttcattggcaaataaaaaaaaattaagaaaataaagtggTAAGTTTAATACcaattaattttctcttttatctttataattttttacattcgttttaaaaaaagttgttcCATGGGTCAATACCAATTTTTCATGNNNNNNNNNNNNNNNNNNNNNNNNNNNNNNNNNNNNNNNNNNNNNNNNNNNNNNNNNNNNNNNNNNNNNNNNNNNNNNNNNNNNNNNNNNNNNNNNNNNNtattattttccttttatatttattaattatacataaatgaaaattaaaaatataattattattttcctgttaatttgattttgaaatttgtgtCTCTTGTGaatttgaaattacaaaaatatcccTTAAATTTTAGGCAGAATTTTTTGgagggaaaaataaaagattcaatttttttttaataaacttaaaagaaaccaaaatattaaaaaaataaaaaagtatgttttattGGATTTGAAAATTAGAGAGGATGAATTGTTAACCatccaaatatataatatatttcatCCAAACTAATTTCAACCCAACTCATCATAAACGATggcattcatcttcttcatagATAGGCTTTGCTTCTCCGATTCGTGACGTGTCACCGGGCATGGTGCAATTCCGCCACCACCAACTCCGGAGGCACTGCAACTAGGAGGAGTAACAAGGAAGTAACGACCATGTTCGAGCAGTGGGTTGTGGAGCATGGGAAGGTGTACAACACCCTCTCAGAAGACTGCTTGGATTTGAATGCACTAAGCctattctattttaattagatGGATTTGGATTTTACATGAATAAATTCTTTTGCcaacctaaaataaaaattgaaaagaatattaatatattttgttatcaataataaatattctattttatcaaacaagtataaagtaaggagaaaaggcttttgaaattaaaattatgaaaatatattatttgaatcaAGACACATCAACTCCAAAATTTCTGGAAAACATACATTTAGAATTGTTAAAGTGTTGTTATTCCTTCTGCCAAAGAGTAAAGAAAGTTTTTTCATAATCCAAAGGTGGTACAAGCTACACACTATTGTTGGAAACCACCGGAAGCACCAAAAAATCTAATTTAGTCAATTGAACAGGATATATGATTGTTATAAATCCTTAAATACTATCTTTGATTCctacctataaaaaaaaaccactaGAAGCTACTATGAGAGTTAGCAATTAAGATCTTCTTCATTTACTAGAAGCCACcaataggaaaaagaaagacaCAACACTCTTGTGGGGTTCACCAGGTGCTTCTAGTTACTGGAGAGGCACCGAATTCGAGATTTAGGAATGGGTACAAGCTTGACCATTGCCCTGACAAAATACTAATGGTGTATATTTAGTGTGTGTGTCTTAGTTTAACCGTTTCAACAACTGTTACACACGTTTCGAGAAATTAACCGTGACCGTAGAAATTTGATGGATTCACGTTTGGCGGAAATTGAACAGTTTAACAAACACACTAGTTGTCCAAGGGAATCTACAAAAATGCTTCACGATTGTTTGTGGGCAGCTCTAGATCAGGTTCAGATTCACTCAGAGGTAAGAAGTAGTGATCCACCATATCTTGAGACACCTTTTCCAAGGTTGGAGGATCCCACTGCATATATTTGGTTGGCAATTGTGTAAAAATTTGGATTTCAAATACAGATTTATAGCATATACACATTTCTGTGAATTGAAGAAATTGCATTaatcaaatgaattttaaatctgAGAAAATTGTAATATGATAGTCATCAATCATTGACAGATGACATGCTGGCAATTTGACAAAAGTGTCATTGCAAATTTGCAATAAGAAGATAATGCAAACAATCAGTACCTTTGGTGCAAAGTCCTTGTCCACCACGCGTGCCCTCACTCCCTAAAATGAATTCAAATCAACTTGTGTTTAGACATAATAAGTTTGTTTCTGTTTGGAGAGATTCACAATACTTATACCTCACAAAAGTCCCCAGATATCTGCCTATGAATTGCTTGTAAAGTCATACGGTACTCACGCAACAAGCATTGATCAAGTGTCTGAAATCTACCTTCCCGTATCTGCACCAATTAGATGAATTACATTATAAATGTGATTTCTTATAAGAGCAAAGAAATTAGGAATTGTTTGGACTTTAGACATGCAAAAGGAACTCACAGATCTCAAAGCAACCTTCAAGCTCAAtggagaagcttctttgagttTATTTAGGGTAGAAATGCACCATGCATCATTTGTTTCACTTGCCGCATTTTCCTAATGGAATTTGagaataataagaataataagaataatagaAGAACTAAAGTATTCACCAAAATGCCAAGCAACAACACAAAAAGCAAAAAGGGCATGCAAGAGATgccaaaatatattttcaaaatgccATTGATATATAGATAAGAAAACAGTAAATAGGTACAAATAAACATCCTAagcaatattttatttcaatgccTCTCCTTTCGAAACAAATCTGGGAAAGGAACCAGAAAAAGGAAGGGTGGAGCCTtgggaagagaagaagaaatttgCTTCCCCctacaaaaaaatggaaatagatTTTTGTTAACTTGTCAAATCCCTCAACAAGCTTGGTATtgcaaagaattttatttttattttcttgtagtACTCAACTAACATGTTAGAAAAAAGTTACTATGTAATTGTGGGTCATTACGCTGTGCCTATCTTTCATGTATTGGTCTCTATTTCAGACTAAATAAATAGACACATGGAGATTAACAATGTTGAGTTGGCTATTCCCATTCTTAATTTTCTCTAACATAACAAATGCACAATTAGGGGGCACTTATCCATTTAGGCATCTGGTAAACAGGTCATATTGGAAGGCCCTGCTTGTCAACTTAAATTCGAAATCACACAAGTTAAACACCAACCCATCCCATACATGTCATCCCTCTAATACTTAATTTTTGTCGCTTTCTGACAATTCTCAATTTGGGACATAGATGTTACCTATGTCCAACTAGCACAAATATAGTTAATCAGATTACAACTAAGAGCTGTAGTGAAGACATCAGCTATCTAGCTGCGTCAGACTTACCTGTGAACAGAAGAGCAGCCTTAAGGATCTTCTACTTGGATCTAACCTCAAAACCTCTACTTATTGGACTCTAATAAAGAGCAGAAAACAACTGTCTCGATAGGATATAAAGGTTTCCCCCACATCAATAAGAACACTTAACAGGGAATGCTTTCCTCTTggttaaattttgaataaattacaATTTACCCATGTGAAGAACAATTGAAATTCATAATACAGAATTGTGTTGAATAAAAGACTctgaaatataaagaaaaatatgtatcTCACCATCGCATCAACAATCTCTTCAACTGTGTCATGGCAAAAGCATTTATCTAGAACTTCAAtcctgaagaaaatgaaaaagtagaAATAAAGGTTATCTTATATTATAAGCCAAAATATGAGAgacaaggaaaataaatattaagcatcccaacaacttatttttcatcAGACTATTTTCTTATCTTCTTGTAGGCCTTCAGCTAATGGTCATTTTTAGGAGAAACTTTGTTGGTTTAATTTGTAGAGGGAATGAAGGCTATTCAGAGATGTATTTTTCagtttctcttttctttgtttacAAAAACAGTAGTTCCTTGCCCTTCTCTCTCAGTCTCTCTCTgttttttgaactattttttctttatccaaaaaataaatagtctACCCTTAGACAGAATGTAAGATAGGTCAAACCTTTGTAGTACGCTACTGCTGTCTAGATGTACGATCTCACCATACTGTTCTAAAGTAGTTTCAATGACAGACGGGTCATCAGTAACCAATTTCCCCAGTTGTTCTTCGATTAAAGGAAGCCTCTATAGGAACAGGACAAGACAAGCAGTGATTTTGAATGTTATAGTCTGAAAAgtctattaaaattaaaataaaacaagcaaGCAGTGTTTAGCGGAACTAAACTGCACTTGATGAATAGTGTGTAGCAAGCCCACAAGCAACCATCTCTACTCCGTTGAGCTTTTCCCCAGTCAGAGCCAAGTATTCTCCTGCATAGAATAATGACCTATGAAACAAAGAAAGACTAGATAGAGGAAGTTCATCAATCATATTTCCAGTTGATGATTAGATTTGAACCCATGAATTTCCTTCAAccatttttgttgaaaaaataggATGATGTACCTATTTAACAATTTCTTCatcaatcaattatttttattgtatatacTTGATGAAATAGATAAgggtacacaaaacaaaagcgTTGGTGTATAACATTTGATGTCAATAGgagtaaaaataacaattagcCCTCAGAAAACTAAcgttcttatttgattttgtatcGCTTAGGATTCCAAATTCAAATATCAAAAAGTAGAATCTCAATGTTGATGGATGGACCAATGAGACGCCTTTAAATAAGCATGCATCAGCTCCAGACAAATGCACCAAAGAATGACAAAGAAAGCATGTTGCTGAGTAAATTTGGCCTCTTCCAATCTTGACAAACCATCAAGCTGAACTAAAAAACTTCTCAAGTAAAAAATCCCAAATATATAGCTCCACAAAAAGGTGCCTACTAGCAACATAGAAAAGATCTGCACCATTTCTGAACTTAAATTGCATGCAACACACATTGCTAGATAAGTTTGTCCAGAAGGAATCTTTGATGGTTAAGGGAATGAGTGAAAGATTTCACAGAGGGAGTTACAATAGAGCAAGCCAGAAGAATCTAGATTCCAAAATCTTCTGTCAAGACTTGCAGAGAATTGATAGGCATGAGAACTTTAACTAAGCTCAATACCACTGAAATTTTtattaagaactaaaataattatcctGGTTTAGATGAGCCATTGACTATCATGAATCACCAACAGTGGACCTAGTTACCCTTTGCAATGCTGAAAACCATCAAATCTGGGATGAAGTAACAGTTACAAAGAGAAAATATCTCTACAATCATTGGAATTATATTTCTCAACAATTCTTATTCTACTAAATTGTACCTAGAAGACTGTCATATAAACAAAGTTTATTAAAGAGGAGCTTAAATTTGACCAAGAGAACCACATTGTTTcaaaaaaacacattctaacAAACAGGGCTTATCTAATTGTCAGAACTTTCTACTATCCCTCCCCCACTGAGTTCAAAATACCAGTGCACAAGTACAACATTAAATTATCTTCAGGATTATATCTGATAAATGGAATTATTTAGAACCTACCAATCCAAGTAGAGAGGTTTTAAGTAACTAAAAGTAGATGAGACATCTACACATGATCATACCTAATTGACCAGGTAAATGTGAAAGGTAAAAAGATGCTGCAGCATCAGGGTGGAATCCAATAAGAACTTCAGGGGTAGCAAAAATCTGCAAAATGGGGATAAGTTATAATGAAAATAAGCATATGCAACCAAGTGTTTCTACGCACACATGAGCCAAAATGAAGACAAACttctataaatttaaaattatcacaTGATTTATACAGGGTACAAATGACATAGCAAAAACATTCTATGTCTGCAGCTGTAGGAAAATAGATAAGCATGGTGATTAGCACACAAATTAGGAGAATACAAGAACAAATATGCCATATATCCAAGttccaaaaaagaagaaatatgttGATAAAGACTTTTACATTGTAGGGATGGCACAAAGAAAGCACATGTTTAAGTAGGAGGGTAGCATTTTAACAGACATACAACTCGTTGCCTATTTATCATTCCAAACTCAAATTTACTAATTGTTCATGTGACACCCTGAATATTATGTCTAGCCTAATCcatattagttttaattatatctaaCTTAAAggtaagaaaagagaggaaacaTATTTTTGGCTTATATTGGGTTTCCTCTAGATTAGGTCTAAATCCTAATCCTTGAAACAAAACCTATGTCTAAAATCCATCTCTAGGGTATGAAGGTTATATATAGCTTTGATTTCTGTAAACTAAAAATACAAGAATAAAAATCTTATCTCACACC is a genomic window containing:
- the LOC100801676 gene encoding 3-hydroxyisobutyryl-CoA hydrolase-like protein 1, mitochondrial isoform X2, encoding MMMQSKRAGWWLLRKAKAKLSLNTDRNLSSSQHLILDNPNLNQVLVEGNGFSRMAILNRPSALNALNTNMAATLHKLYRSWEEDPDIGFVMLKGSGRAFAAGGDIVALYHLINKGNLEACKEFFRTAYSFMYLIGTYLKPHVALLNGITMGGGAGISIPGTFRVATDKTIFATPEVLIGFHPDAAASFYLSHLPGQLGEYLALTGEKLNGVEMVACGLATHYSSSARLPLIEEQLGKLVTDDPSVIETTLEQYGEIVHLDSSSVLQRIEVLDKCFCHDTVEEIVDAMENAASETNDAWCISTLNKLKEASPLSLKVALRSIREGRFQTLDQCLLREYRMTLQAIHRQISGDFCEGVRARVVDKDFAPKWDPPTLEKVSQDMVDHYFLPLSESEPDLELPTNNREAFL
- the LOC100801676 gene encoding 3-hydroxyisobutyryl-CoA hydrolase-like protein 1, mitochondrial isoform X1; protein product: MMMQSKRAGWWLLRKAKAKLSLNTDRNLSSSQHLILDNPNLNQVLVEGNGFSRMAILNRPSALNALNTNMAATLHKLYRSWEEDPDIGFVMLKGSGRAFAAGGDIVALYHLINKGNLEACKEFFRTAYSFMYLIGTYLKPHVALLNGITMGGGAGISIPGTFRVATDKTIFATPEVLIGFHPDAAASFYLSHLPGQLGEYLALTGEKLNGVEMVACGLATHYSSSARLPLIEEQLGKLVTDDPSVIETTLEQYGEIVHLDSSSVLQRIEVLDKCFCHDTVEEIVDAMGEANFFFSSQGSTLPFSGSFPRFVSKGEENAASETNDAWCISTLNKLKEASPLSLKVALRSIREGRFQTLDQCLLREYRMTLQAIHRQISGDFCEGVRARVVDKDFAPKWDPPTLEKVSQDMVDHYFLPLSESEPDLELPTNNREAFL